Within Sorangiineae bacterium MSr11367, the genomic segment GATACGACGTGAGTGGGATCAACATGCGGCGGGCGAAGAAGAATGGACGAAGTCGCCGTCGGTGAACCGCTCGCTGCGATGGCGTGAAATCGACCGGGTGACCTCCGACGCGCGCGGCGTGCGCACGGTTCTCGATGTGGGCGGTGCGACGGGCGCCTTCTCGATTCCCCTCGCCCGCCGCGGCTTCGAGGTCACCCACGTGGACATCTCGCCGGCGATGCTGGCCATCGCGCGCGGCAAGGTGGAAGCATCGCCCATCGAGGGCGGCGGCAGCATCCGCTTCCTCGAGGGAAACGCGGCGGACCTCTCCGCCTTCGCGGATCGCTCGTTCGACGTGGTGCTCAACATGGATGGCCCGCTGTCGGCATCCGGCCCCGAGGCCGATCGCGTCCTCCGCGAAAGCTGCCGCGTGACGCGCCGGACGTTGGTCGTATCCGCCGCGCACAAGGCCTGGGTAGCCGCCTCCCGCCGACGCGACGGCAAACCGCGGGACGGCAT encodes:
- a CDS encoding class I SAM-dependent methyltransferase, which gives rise to MASIDFDAIRREWDQHAAGEEEWTKSPSVNRSLRWREIDRVTSDARGVRTVLDVGGATGAFSIPLARRGFEVTHVDISPAMLAIARGKVEASPIEGGGSIRFLEGNAADLSAFADRSFDVVLNMDGPLSASGPEADRVLRESCRVTRRTLVVSAAHKAWVAASRRRDGKPRDGIRAFTASELRRFIENNGLLVERASGMGSLAHLCGNAYVAELVASGDTGAFEAFVDECEHFDRHISPDGPGSNDDTGLVAIARRI